From Pirellulales bacterium:
GACGAACGGCATAGTAGCCCCGGTGATCGCTGCTGCCGCGGTCAGTCAGCGAATAAAAGGGATAGAACTCTTCCGACTGTTCGGCATTCTCGCCCATCCCCATGACCCGATTGATCTGATAGATTTCGAGATCAAGCGGCCGGGTGCGATCGGGGACGACGTGATGTTCGACTCGGCGGCTGTCGAGACGCACGGGATCAACACGTTTGGGAAACAAATTGGCGGCCGGCGTGCAATAGAGCGCAATGTTGGAACGGTCCACCGAATTGGCAAGTCCCCGCTCGGCGCGGTCAAATAGAATCGTGATGTCGACTTCCCGAGACTTGCAACGCCGGAGCGCGTTGCCGATGCCCATCAGTTCCACAAACTGGAATCGCTCGCGAAAAGCGAAATACTCGCTCAAGAGTCGATAGCCCTGAAAAGACGCGGCCGAATATGGCAGGACGGCCTGGTCGGCATCGAAGCCGATCGCACGGATAAAATTGTGATTGAGAATCACATTCCACGGAGGCGTCTCATCGACCGGCGAAATCAGCACCGAACTTGCGTGCGCGACACACTGCTCGTAGAGCGCGACCGGCAACTCTTCGCGACCTTGAAAGAAGAGCGGCAGACGATCGATGGCCAGCTTGCTGAATTCATGCCCGGGAGCGACGCGGAATCGCAAGCGCAAACCCGCCTCGACAC
This genomic window contains:
- the tssF gene encoding type VI secretion system baseplate subunit TssF; this translates as MDPRLLRHYDAELRHIREMGAEFARDYPKIAGRLGLEGFACADPYVERLLEGFAFLAARVQLKMDSEFPELVQHLLEIVYPHFLAPLPSMAVVRFEPDLTEGALAEGYPIPRGSVLRGKVLKGEHTACEYRTAHEVTLWPIELADARYFSRDAVTIELPREVRSVEAGLRLRFRVAPGHEFSKLAIDRLPLFFQGREELPVALYEQCVAHASSVLISPVDETPPWNVILNHNFIRAIGFDADQAVLPYSAASFQGYRLLSEYFAFRERFQFVELMGIGNALRRCKSREVDITILFDRAERGLANSVDRSNIALYCTPAANLFPKRVDPVRLDSRRVEHHVVPDRTRPLDLEIYQINRVMGMGENAEQSEEFYPFYSLTDRGSSDHRGYYAVR